One stretch of Zingiber officinale cultivar Zhangliang chromosome 6B, Zo_v1.1, whole genome shotgun sequence DNA includes these proteins:
- the LOC121990253 gene encoding serine/threonine-protein kinase BLUS1-like translates to MVDGKMERKKYPIRAEDYELFEVVGQGVSAQVYRARCIPLDDTVAIKILDFERNNSDLSNISREAQTMILIDHPNVLRAHCSFVNGHNLWVVMPYMAGGSCLHIMKSVYPHGFEETVIATILKDVLKGLEYLHHHGHIHRDVKAGNILVDTRGAIKLGDFGVSACLFDSGDRQRTRNTFVGTPCWMAPEVMEQLHGYDFKADIWSFGITALELAHGHAPFSKYPPMKVLLMTLQNAPPSLDYERDKKFSRSFKHMIATCLVKDPSKRPSAQKLLKQPFFRQAKSHDYLVRKILEGLPTLGDRHQALKAKEEDLLAQKKMPYGKKEEISQNEYKRGISGWNFDTEDLKYQASLISENDENKESNGCQIFEIDTLQERNPESMSSCSSFTLKDDDQFEDAFSSKLNPSLPDKNPCNQRIKVEVLDNELKLADISDQNVVHFGFVLNQNETTFDANRNCATEVDQNQKENTLCESHEPKASTSSSSLEVLPSSKPESLAQKPQNELQNMENCNGGLAPSLIDSIKSTCTDEIDDKSKSPLVQQKGRFKVTSESVDLDKTSAPCLQKSQSMLVFTHLSSPTMQSTIDSAPTLGCSMLSQLHQMLQTNMVQKDNILSMMRQLSTGDSSPISNVLSGRATDVSSSGQTTMNEKSLLEVAHEREKELLQEISELHWKLASMQDELQRLKMRND, encoded by the exons ATGGTGGACGGGAAGATGGAGAGGAAGAAGTATCCGATCCGGGCGGAAGACTACGAGCTGTTCGAGGTAGTGGGGCAGGGCGTCAGCGCGCAGGTCTACCGAGCCCGCTGCATCCCCTTGGACGATACCGTCGCCATCAAGATCCTGGATTTCGAGAGGAACAACAGCGATTTG AGTAATATCTCCAGGGAGGCACAAACTATGATCTTGATCGACCACCCGAATGTTCTCCGGGCACATTGTTCGTTTGTGAATGGTCATAACTTGTGGGTTGTCATGCCTTACATGGCGGGTGGTTCTTGCCTTCACATAATGAAATCTGTGTACCCCCATGGATTTGAGGAAACTGTGATAGCGACAATACTAAAAGATGTTCTGAAAGGTTTGGAATATCTCCATCACCACGGGCATATACACCGTGATGTGAAG GCTGGAAACATTTTAGTTGACACACGAGGTGCCATAAAATTAGGCGATTTTGGGGTTTCTGCTTGTCTATTTGATTCAGGCGACCGACAGCGCACAAGGAATACCTTTGTCGGAACACCTTGCTG GATGGCACCTGAGGTGATGGAGCAATTACATGGTTATGATTTCAA AGCTGACATATGGTCATTTGGAATTACTGCTTTGGAGCTTGCTCATGGTCATGCTCCATTTTCAAAATATCCTCCAATGAAG GTTCTTCTCATGACCTTGCAAAATGCTCCTCCAAGCCTTGACTATGAGAGAGACAAGAAATTCTCAAGG agTTTCAAACATATGATCGCTACATGTTTAGTAAAAGATCCATCAAAAAGACCTTCAGCACAGAAGCTATTAAAACAACCTTTCTTCAGGCAAGCCAAGTCACATGATTATCTAGTGCGAAAAATTTTGGAGGGCTTGCCTACTCTTGGTGATCGTCATCAAGCTTTGAAG GCCAAAGAAGAAGACTTACTTGCTCAAAAGAAGATGCCCTATGGCAAGAAGGAGGAAATATCTCAG AACGAGTACAAAAGAGGAATTAGTGGTTGGAACTTTGATACTGAAGACTTGAAATATCAAGCTTCCTTG ATTTCAGAAAATGATGAAAATAAAGAGTCAAATGGTTGTCAAATATTCGAGATTGATACTTTGCAAGAAAGAAACCCAGAATCCATGTCCTCTTGTTCCAGTTTTACACTTAAGGATGATGATCAATTT GAAGATGCATTCTCGAGCAAATTAAATCCCTCGTTGCCTGATAAAAATCCATGTAATCAGAG AATTAAAGTTGAAGTCTTGGACAATGAGCTTAAGTTGGCAGATATAAGCGATCAAAATGTTGTCCATTTTGGCTTTGTTTTAAACCAAAATGAGACAACATTTGATGCTAACAGAAATTGTGCAacagaagttgatcaaaatcAAAAGGAAAATACTTTATGTGAAAGCCATGAACCAAAGGCTTCTACAAGTTCATCCTCATTAGAAGTTCTTCCCTCATCCAAGCCTGAAAG TCTGGCTCAGAAGCCCCAAAACGAGCTCCAAAATATGGAAAATTGCAATGGAGGTTTAGCACCGTCATTAATTGATTCAATAAAATCAACATGCACAG ATGAAATTGATGACAAATCAAAGTCTCCACTTGTGCAGCAAAAGGGTCGCTTTAAAGTGACATCAGAAAGTGTTGATTTAGATAAA ACTTCTGCACCTTGCCTTCAGAAGAGTCAAAGTATGCTG GTGTTTACTCATCTTTCTTCACCAACTATGCAATCAACTATCGATTCTGCTCCAACTTTAGGATGTTCTATGTTGTCACAATTGCATCAGATGTTACAAACAAATATGGTTCAAAAG GATAATATCCTTTCTATGATGAGACAATTGAGCACAGGTGATTCATCACCAATTTCCAATGTTCTATCTGGCCGTGCGACTGACGTATCCTCATCTGGACAAACGACTATGAACGAGAAGTCCTTG